The nucleotide window aaataaattaaaattgattacgaaattgtaaaaacataacataacaGAAACAAAAGAATTAAGCTGTACggtgaagaaacaaaaaacatgtATGTGAGTGCATGACGCAAACATTCAATGTGTAAAACTGTTCAACAGTTCTAAAGAATATGTAAAATAAGAAGACAGTTTGTTATGGTTATTAAGGCTTGCACTCACTCGTGATCAAGGATTCCTTTAGGAAGTCCAATAATAGAAGGGGAATGAAAATGTGTTCTGCGAAGGATCTCATGAACATCAGAATTTCGTTTAAGTTCGTCTCCTTCCTTTTCACCAGACGTAAGGTGGGtgcatataaaacaaaaaagtgtcTGATATATCGACATGCTGACAGATACCGATCCctggaaaattgaaaaagttgttatGAGCTCGTGCAATGTTAATATTGATATTTCCCCCACTTAAAatcttttgattaaaatatgataaattgaaatataaagaCGGTCCAATTTTATGAATGATGCCAGGAAAACACGGTATAGTagatggaaaaataaataaataaaacaccaAGCATAAATATTGAggggaaaaagtaatagtctaaggAGAGGGAAAATACTTTGTTACCGATGTAGCCCATAATGCCGACGCCTACAGTTGAAACCTTCAAATTATGAATATGTTTACGTAAGCTCCGACGAACCCATACGGTGATGAAAATTCCGACCATTTGCTTGCTAACAATCCTTACATACGGAGATCTTCTTTTCCGCTTCATTAAAGCTTCAAGGTCAATTTCAGGAAGCAAACCCATTCCCGGCATGCCATCCATTATTGACTTGAAAGAATTATATGTTTTGAATGATTTTAACGACTTAAAggatttgaatgatttaaaagaagttGGTCTGTCCAATACTCTCTGAGAGAGCAGATGTAGCGGAGGCTCCGGCCAGCTCAAACCAATCCTTTCAGATCCACTAAGCATTCTGGTTAGTGTCTTGGCCTTTTGGGAAATTGATGCATCCATGTTTTCTGGTGGACTTTGCGGCCAATCAAACCTCTTCGGAAAAGAAAACTGTCTTCTATAATCAATCTTAACCGGTTCACTAGTGTTGACACTGGCACTATCTGCAACGTCGGAAGCCAATAAACTTGTATTCATGTTGTCGCCTGTAGTACTTTCATCACAAATAATCTGTTCTTCATCCAAAGGATGGACTTCCTCGCCAATGTCACTATCACTTTCGAATAATATTTCTTCTTCTATATCAGGGTCATCTTCCGATGGCTTAAATTTTGACGGAGATGGAGGGTCACTGAAGCATTTTGTCTTCGTTACTGAAGGTCGAACTCTATTAAGTGCCTCCCGAATAATATTCTCCCATTTTGGAACCGGACGAGTATCTTCAGAACCAAAAATATTACCAGCGTTTAAGGGTACAATCTCTTGAAGACTGCGAAGGAAAAGcatcattttcatcaaacaaACCGGAAAATCTATATATGCATGATATAGAACTTTGAGAAGTATGCTCGGCAATTACCAGTGAAGAACTTACCCGAGGACATAGATGTCAGCTGGTTCATTGACACCAAGCCATTCATCAATATCTAGATCATCAGGTGGAAGTCTTCCTCCAACATTCCATGTTCCGACACATACCCTAGAAGTCAGATAAACACCATAATCAAGATACGAGACGCTTCGACTATACAACCATATTAACTGTGTTCTTCGCGCTTGTTATATAAACATGACGAGAGTAGTGTCTCACCTCAGTTCCTTTGTGTTTATGTACTGAGATCTATAAGTTGACGACTTCTGTTTCCTTAACTTTGGAACAAAGTCTATAATTCAAAAGGAAATTTAAGCAATTATAGAGAAAAACATTGGAGAAattgaacaaaatataaatcaGAGATTCATGTATTGAAAATGTCACCATTTGATTCAGACGGAGCTTCAAAACCTCTGTTGTCCATAAACCTTGACTTTCTTCCCCACACTGCAAACATCACACACCAAACTCAAATTGAGACTACACAACCAATTCCAAATGACAAGATTTATAAACACAGCCTATAATTCACAGGATCAATCTCAACTCTCAGTTCTCGAATCATTTGATAATTGCAAAATACACCCTAATTCTCGATTTTTGAAACTAGTATCCAAGTACGACCCTATTGATAAAAACAACTTGTGatcagactttacttacctccTAGCTTAAAACAGAATAGTTCAGGGGAAAGGGTCATTTCCCCTGAGATACTATTGgtgaaataaaaaagagtgaATACCCATACTATTTGCGCATAAAATTATAGGACTGTAGCAATCTAGTCCTCACATTATCGTCATTAAGTGGGTAATATCAAGGACGATTTTGAAACTAAGTGAATAATGTCAGAACCAACACTGCTTGGCTCAATGGGGTAACCTCCCCTAGGACTGAGGGATCAACCTGGTTCTCCCagaacccacttgggttggtctggtggtgttggcttgggacctggaagtgtgctcctcctccgggtctcaggttcgattctcccggtgtcaatttgggtggtctaatttagcttcttcaaacaaaaaaaaatgttgctccCAGGTTCGATTCCCATAAAgctaaaaaaatgtgtttgcCAACCTTTACTTGGTCCCCAGGTGAGCAAAGATTAGTCTTACGTTGTCAGCATGGGGACACTCCGTGTGTAGCCGGTGATGGTCCGAATCAAAAAAAGCGAATAATGTCAAGGATGTACTCCCTCCAATCTCACATATAACAAAGATTCTTTTTTCAGGTTCATTGAATATAACAAAGATTCTTTTTtcaggttcattgaataattgatgtatttggtcgTAAACCAGATATATTAACTATTCATTACTTATGTATGAGATTGGAGGGAGTCGTTGATGACAGATCCAGACAAAGGGCCGAACTTGATTAACATTTTGCAAATTCAGGgatcattttgaaatattataatCTGGAGGACTAGGTTGATACAGCTCAACAATTTCAACCACCAACTTTgaatatttactaaaaaaataactttccaaatttaatcaaattagCAAAGTTAACAATAACCCATTTCCCAAATCATCAAAATAGAatctttcaacaacaaaaaattcagCAAAATAGAATCATTGATGGATGAGTCACTAACCTTCatgttcatcatcatcttcatcatcatcttcatcaaactcatcatcatcttcaggGTCAGCACTATAATCAGATTCATTGCTACCAATATTAAGCCATTTACGCATCACCACTCTTGCCCAAAAAAGCTGTATTTGTGAGCAACAACACAATTCAGCCCAATTTCTCTGcaattttcttctcctttccATCATCAAGAAAcccaaaacaaccaaaaaaaaaaaacaacaaatgtaTAAACAAAGAAACATCATAAATAAAAGTGTACCTGTTGATTGTTCTGTGACCTTTCCTTCATCACTGTTGAAAATTTGCATGAAAATTTAACAAAGtttattgtgaataaaaaaaaaaaacagtgattTGGAACAAAACTGTAAAGTGGGACAaagattgagaatttgagagaTAGCAACAGAACAATGATAGTTGAAGCTGGAAAAATAAatgttctgttttttttatttttgtaaagatTGAGGTTTTGACTGAGGAATTTAATTCACTTTTTATAAAGGTTTtggaagaataaaaaatatgagtTATTAAAGTATATAACTTTTTATAATTAAGAATTAAGACTGATTAATTTACTATTAGTTAAAGAAAATGGGTTGACAAGAAATTtaggttaattttttatgataaatgttatgtgGACTTCAAAATTGATGTGAACACACTATTTATATAAGATTTGTATAagatgccttttttttttttttaacgatacattaaatatataaatttttataaaaatttactgtctaaagtttttaaaaaatactacacgttagcatttctctttatttttacaGATAAATGATACAGAAAATatcttcaaattcaaaaaatattt belongs to Medicago truncatula cultivar Jemalong A17 chromosome 6, MtrunA17r5.0-ANR, whole genome shotgun sequence and includes:
- the LOC11446561 gene encoding type IV inositol polyphosphate 5-phosphatase 3 isoform X1, with amino-acid sequence MRIVGRRLKNKIHVMKERSQNNQQRNWAELCCCSQIQLFWARVVMRKWLNIGSNESDYSADPEDDDEFDEDDDEDDDEHEVWGRKSRFMDNRGFEAPSESNDFVPKLRKQKSSTYRSQYINTKELRVCVGTWNVGGRLPPDDLDIDEWLGVNEPADIYVLGLQEIVPLNAGNIFGSEDTRPVPKWENIIREALNRVRPSVTKTKCFSDPPSPSKFKPSEDDPDIEEEILFESDSDIGEEVHPLDEEQIICDESTTGDNMNTSLLASDVADSASVNTSEPVKIDYRRQFSFPKRFDWPQSPPENMDASISQKAKTLTRMLSGSERIGLSWPEPPLHLLSQRVLDRPTSFKSFKSFKSLKSFKTYNSFKSIMDGMPGMGLLPEIDLEALMKRKRRSPYVRIVSKQMVGIFITVWVRRSLRKHIHNLKVSTVGVGIMGYIGNKGSVSVSMSIYQTLFCFICTHLTSGEKEGDELKRNSDVHEILRRTHFHSPSIIGLPKGILDHERIIWLGDLNYRINLSNVEAKALISKKQWSKLLEKDQLMRELKHGAFGGWSEGALNFPPTYKYEVNSDKYYGDDPKASKRTPAWCDRVLSYGKGMRLLNYRRTELKISDHRPVTATYIVEVEAFSPRKLQRALTFTNAEIENEEAISSLISWK
- the LOC11446561 gene encoding type IV inositol polyphosphate 5-phosphatase 3 isoform X2, yielding MRIVGRRLKNKIHVMKERSQNNQQLFWARVVMRKWLNIGSNESDYSADPEDDDEFDEDDDEDDDEHEVWGRKSRFMDNRGFEAPSESNDFVPKLRKQKSSTYRSQYINTKELRVCVGTWNVGGRLPPDDLDIDEWLGVNEPADIYVLGLQEIVPLNAGNIFGSEDTRPVPKWENIIREALNRVRPSVTKTKCFSDPPSPSKFKPSEDDPDIEEEILFESDSDIGEEVHPLDEEQIICDESTTGDNMNTSLLASDVADSASVNTSEPVKIDYRRQFSFPKRFDWPQSPPENMDASISQKAKTLTRMLSGSERIGLSWPEPPLHLLSQRVLDRPTSFKSFKSFKSLKSFKTYNSFKSIMDGMPGMGLLPEIDLEALMKRKRRSPYVRIVSKQMVGIFITVWVRRSLRKHIHNLKVSTVGVGIMGYIGNKGSVSVSMSIYQTLFCFICTHLTSGEKEGDELKRNSDVHEILRRTHFHSPSIIGLPKGILDHERIIWLGDLNYRINLSNVEAKALISKKQWSKLLEKDQLMRELKHGAFGGWSEGALNFPPTYKYEVNSDKYYGDDPKASKRTPAWCDRVLSYGKGMRLLNYRRTELKISDHRPVTATYIVEVEAFSPRKLQRALTFTNAEIENEEAISSLISWK
- the LOC11446561 gene encoding type IV inositol polyphosphate 5-phosphatase 3 isoform X3 translates to MKERSQNNQQRNWAELCCCSQIQLFWARVVMRKWLNIGSNESDYSADPEDDDEFDEDDDEDDDEHEVWGRKSRFMDNRGFEAPSESNDFVPKLRKQKSSTYRSQYINTKELRVCVGTWNVGGRLPPDDLDIDEWLGVNEPADIYVLGLQEIVPLNAGNIFGSEDTRPVPKWENIIREALNRVRPSVTKTKCFSDPPSPSKFKPSEDDPDIEEEILFESDSDIGEEVHPLDEEQIICDESTTGDNMNTSLLASDVADSASVNTSEPVKIDYRRQFSFPKRFDWPQSPPENMDASISQKAKTLTRMLSGSERIGLSWPEPPLHLLSQRVLDRPTSFKSFKSFKSLKSFKTYNSFKSIMDGMPGMGLLPEIDLEALMKRKRRSPYVRIVSKQMVGIFITVWVRRSLRKHIHNLKVSTVGVGIMGYIGNKGSVSVSMSIYQTLFCFICTHLTSGEKEGDELKRNSDVHEILRRTHFHSPSIIGLPKGILDHERIIWLGDLNYRINLSNVEAKALISKKQWSKLLEKDQLMRELKHGAFGGWSEGALNFPPTYKYEVNSDKYYGDDPKASKRTPAWCDRVLSYGKGMRLLNYRRTELKISDHRPVTATYIVEVEAFSPRKLQRALTFTNAEIENEEAISSLISWK